Genomic DNA from Klebsiella variicola:
GCGCTGCTGTCTTATATTCTGATCGGTTTGATGGTCTATTTCCTGATGACCAGCCTGGGCGAGCTGGCGGCGTTTATGCCGGTGTCCGGTTCCTTCGCCACCTACGGCCAGAATTATGTTGAAGAAGGCTTCGGCTTCGCGCTGGGCTGGAACTACTGGTACAACTGGGCGGTGACGATCGCCGTTGACCTCGTGGCTTCGCAACTGGTGATGAGCTACTGGTTCCCTGATACCCCGGGCTGGATCTGGAGCGCCTTGTTCCTTGGCATTATGTTCCTGCTGAACTGGATCTCGGTGCGCGGCTTTGGCGAGGCGGAATACTGGTTCTCGCTGATCAAAGTCGCCACCGTCATTATCTTTATTATTGTCGGCGTGATGATGATTGTCGGCATCTTCAAAGGGTCGCAGCCCACTGGCTGGAGCAACTGGGGGATCGCGGATGCGCCATTCGCCGGTGGTTTCTCGGCGATGATCGGCGTGGCGATGATTGTCGGCTTCTCCTTCCAGGGCACTGAGCTTATCGGCATCGCGGCCGGTGAGTCTGAGGATCCGGAGAAGAACATCCCGCGCGCGGTGCGCCAGGTCTTCTGGCGTATCCTGCTGTTCTACGTTTTCGCCATTCTGATTATCAGCCTGATCATTCCGTACACCGACCCGAGCCTGCTGCGCAACGACGTGAAGGATATCTCCGTCAGCCCGTTCACGCTGGTCTTCCAGCATGCTGGTCTGCTGTCGGCGGCGGCGATCATGAACGCGGTTATCCTGACTGCCGTTC
This window encodes:
- a CDS encoding amino acid permease is translated as MVSETKTTEAPTLRRELKARHLTMIAIGGSIGTGLFVASGATISQAGPGGALLSYILIGLMVYFLMTSLGELAAFMPVSGSFATYGQNYVEEGFGFALGWNYWYNWAVTIAVDLVASQLVMSYWFPDTPGWIWSALFLGIMFLLNWISVRGFGEAEYWFSLIKVATVIIFIIVGVMMIVGIFKGSQPTGWSNWGIADAPFAGGFSAMIGVAMIVGFSFQGTELIGIAAGESEDPEKNIPRAVRQVFWRILLFYVFAILIISLIIPYTDPSLLRNDVKDISVSPFTLVFQHAGLLSAAAIMNAVILTAVLSAGNSGMYASTRMLYTLACDGKAPRIFSKLSRGGVPRNALYATTVIAALCFLTSMFGNQTVYLWLLNTSGMTGFIAWLGIAISHYRFRRGYVMQGNDINNLPYRSGFFPLGPIFAFVLCLIITLGQNYEAFLKDTIDWGGVAATYIGIPLFLVIWFGYKLAKGTRFVRYSEMTFPDRFKR